The genomic DNA CAAGATGTAGAAATGATGGGGTATAAAGAGGTTATGAGTTCATAATGCAATATGAGAATTTAAGTGTATTTTATGATCGATTAACTGATGATCAGCCTTATGATAAATGGCTTGCCATTATAAAGGATACGCTTCATGCGGCTCAAGCTCATTCCATCTTAGATATTGGTTGCGGGACGGGTAATTTAACACAGTTTTTACCACAACTAGCGACCGAGGTAGTAGGAATGGATTTAAGTCCTGAGATGATAGCACGTGCACAGCAAAAATCTGAACATGTAAATTGGATACAAGGAGATATGACAGCATTTAACTTAAATCGCCAATTTGATTTAGTAACGATTCTTTGTGACAGTTTAAATTACGTTGTTGAAGAAGCGGATGTAATGGCAACTTTTAATCATGTCTTCCATCATCTCAAACAACAAGGAAGTTTTATCTTTGATGTGCACAGTATTTATAAAATGGATACACAGTTCAACCAACAAGTTTATTTAGATGATCGTGATGACTTAACGCTCGTATGGCAAACCGAGACTGGCGAGTTACCTCATAGTGTTTGGCATGACTTAACATTTTTTATTCGAACAGAAGATGGACAATATTTAAGAAGAGATGAATCACAGTTTCAACGGACGTTAGAAAAAGCACAGTATATAGAAATGCTTAAAGCAATTGGTTTTAAAGATATTGAAACATTTTATGATTTCGATTATAGTAATAAAAATAGTGAGAGTGATCGACTCTTTTTTATAGCAAAAAAATAGAAGTAAAACCATCCCTCTTTGCGTGTAAATAAACGCAAGGAGGTTTTTTTATGCGATCTACACAACATGTTTTTGATTTGCTTAAGCATTATAAGATTCACTTATGTCTATGTATTTCTTTATTAATCATTATTCTTTGTTCTATATTCTTTTTTACGGGATTTGACAGCAAAGAATCAAAAGATGAGATATCTCTGCCACATCAAAGTGATTTGATAGAGTCAAGTGTTGGGAAAGATAAGCAATCCAAGCCAAATGAACAGACGATACCTTCAACAGTTATAGTCGATATAAAAGGTGCAATAAAGCATGCGGGAACATACGAAATGAAACCTAACGCGCGTATAAAGGATTTATTGGATAAAGCTCAGCCACTTAAGAACGCAGATTTATCAACGGTTAATTTAGCCGAAAAGTTACGTGATCAAAAGATGATTTATATTCCAACTGTTAACGATAAACAACAAGTTGAGGCACATGCTGAATCATTAGGTAAAGAGCATGAGACTTCAGATTCAAATCAAGTCATTAATTTAAATACAGCAGAAGAAAAAGACTTGACCCAAGTTCCTGGAATTGGACCTTCGAAGGCCCAAACAATCATTAAATATAGAGAAGAACACAACGGCTTTAATGCTGTTGATGAATTAAAAGAAATTAAAGGTATCGGCGATAAAACGTTTGAATAATGAAAAGACCTAAGCTTTTGACATTTTAGATGTATTTTTCAAGTCAAAGCGCCTCTTTTATTCAGTGTGTAGAGAAATCTGCACATCGTGACAGTACGACTGTCCAACAAAGAAATTGAATTGCTTGAAAACCCTAAAGCCTGCTTGACCACAACGTAGAGATAATCAAACTCAAGCGTGAAGGTTGCGAAACTGCAGAAAAAATAAGCAGGATGACATAAGGTTAAAACCTAAGTGTTTTTTGCAATGGGCAACTAGCAGCCAAGCCTAGAAATAGGAAGGTTCAACGACTATTCCTCTTGAGGGAAGTACACACAAGCGTGTGGAAGTGGTTTCGCCGTAATGGATAATGCCAACGGAAAAGATATAGTCTGTGCTTGTATGAAAATACAAGATGCACGTAAAGGTGCTGACGGTGGTGTAGCGTCTACCGTTGAACAACCCAAACCTAAATAATCTCTCATAAAGTGTATGAGATCGAACCGTATAGAAACCGTTTTTATACTTTATCATTTTTGGTGAATTCATATGTAAAACCTATCTATATGCTGAAATCTCATTCAGATTTGTTATAACGGGTAATTATTGAGGTAAAAACAGAAAATCAAATCTTACTTTTCAGTCTGATTGTAGAATCTAACTAGTGAAATACTATAGAAAAAGTTATAATTTAATAAAGAATCATTGGAAATAACTTCGAGGAGTGACTTAAATTGAAACGTATTCAATGGCATGACTATTTCATGGCGCAATCACATTTACTAGCATTGAGATCGACTTGTACTCGATTATCAGTCGGTGCAACCATTATTAAAGACAATCGTATTATTGCTGGGGGCTATAATGGCTCAGTTTCAGGAGAAGTCCACTGTATTGATGAAGGTTGTTTAATAGAAGACAGTCATTGTATTAGAACGATTCATGCAGAAATGAATGCAATATTGCAATGCGCCAAGCAAGGTGTCTCAACAGAGGGGGCTACAATTTACGTGACGTATTTTCCATGCTTAAATTGCACAAAATCTATAATTCAAGCCGGAATCAAAACTGTTTATTATGCCGAAGATTACCATAATCATCCCTATGCAATCCAGTTATTAAAGCAATCTGGAATTAATTTTGAAAAGATCGACTTTAATGCTCAAACTATTGCTAATTATCTTCTTAATACAAAATGACCTATCTCTTATTATGCTATATTATTGGTCAAATCGCTTATCATCATTTAATGACTGCGCTTTTTCTATTATTCATTATATTAATTACTATGTATAGGAAAAGAAAAAGCAAATTATTGATGGTGACCAGTCTTTTAATCGTGTCGATTGGATTTGGGATTGAAAAGAAACAACATGCGCCTTTAGAACATATTCAATCTTCCTATACCCAACAATCAAATGAGGAAAAGAACGTATTGATTCATTTTTCTTCTCTTCCTTCAGTCAAGGAAGGGTTACTTACGGCAAATATATCAGACTTTAATAAACAGTTAGTTTTAAAGGCGCCTTTTAAAACTAAAATCAACCTTCCAAATGCTAATTTCTTTCTGAACCATGCTTGTCCGGTGAAGGGAATATATCACGATCCCCAACACCTTTCACAATTGGAAGTTCTTTTTGTTAAAAAAATTGATTTTAATAGATGTATACGCATGCAACCCAAATTTAAAGACTATATCATGTATGCACGTAATAGTTTGATTGAACGCATTAGAGCGCATCATTTTATAGGCCAAGGTGAAATATTAGCAATTGCGACAGGCTCTACAGATGATATGTCTAGCGACAAAAAGTCCCGAGCGAGAGGCTTGGGGATATCACATTTATATGCGATTAGTGGGACACATGTGAATATATTAATTGCGTTTTTTTATATGTTCACTAAGCGGTTACCCATTCCCATTTATGTGATTGAATCTCTATTACTTCTCTTTTTGCCGTTATTCCTTATGTTTGTTAATGCAAGCCCCAGTGCACAAAGAGCTGTATTAATGACAATGTTAATTTTAATACTTTCAAAATATTTTCATTTCACGTCGATACAAGCATTAGCATGTGTGTATATTTTCATGTCGTTTTTGAATTTTCAATATCACTATCATCTAGGTTTTATATATTCGTTTCTCATTAGTAGTGTTCTTATCTTGATGAAAGATCTTTTAAATAAGTATCAATTCGCGTATTCGCTTATTTTAGCATCTGTGATTTCAATTGTTGCTGTTCTGCCAATCAACTATCTCCAATTTAATGAAATACAATGGCAGGGGATCATCAGCAATATTATCTTTATTCCGCTATATAGTTTTGTCATTATCCCTTTCTCATTCATTGTAGGTCTATGTGCATTAATATATCCCTCTTTGTTATTCCTTTTTAAGCCTTTGTCGATAATTATTTTCACGATACAAAATTTCATTTTAAAAGGTTTACAACCGCTTACGCAGTATCATTTTCCCATTGCAGATTTTGGAGAAGTTGGATTTTTAATGATTACAATCGTTACTTTTATTCTTCTTTACTTCCTTTCTAATGAAAAATATCTCATGTTCTTTTTGGCTGCTGTTTCTTTCCTATTTATAGCGACTCACTTACATCCAAATTATCCGAACCAAATGACAATTTTAGATGTTGGACAAGGCGATGCCATACTCTTCCAAAATAAAAATGGTAAAACACTCCTAATTGATACTGGTGGGGTAGCTGAACATGGGAGCATGAAAAAACGTAACTACAACATCACGGAAAAATCAACTTATCCGTTATTTAAAAAGAGGGGTATTCATCATGTTGATTATTTAATTATCACTCATGATCATAGTGATCATTTAGGCGAACTTGCGCAAATTTCAAAATATATCAAAATCAAAAATATTATCATTAATCCTTCTCATTTTAACCAAGAAAAGTTGCAATGGATTCAAAATATTGCGAAAAGCCAACATACAAAATTATTGTCCTATAAAGACATTTCTTTTATCGATTTAGGCGCATTTAAATTTACTCTATTGGATACAAATATTGAAAACAGTGCTGACCCAAATGAACATTCAATCATTACTTTAGCATCGATCGATCAAACCCATATCTTACTAATGGGGGATGCTACAGAAAAAAATGAACTGAAGCTACTCGCTAATTATCGCTTACCGAAAATTCAAATCTTAAAGGTAGGACATCATGGAAGTCAAACGAGTTCATCAACAACCTTTATCAATGAAATACGACCTCAAATCGCACTGATATCAGCAGGTAGAAATAATGTCTATCATTTGCCGCATCCAACTACTATTCAAAAGCTAAGGGCTATTCATGCAAAAGTATATAACACCGCTGATAATCATCATATAAATATCGAATTTAATGATAAAGGTAAGACATCGTATCAAATTCATACTGAGAAAGCTTCATAATTAGGAATCACCTTTACTTTTCATGATATAATGTATAAATACGATTGAGAAATAAGAGAGGAAGTATATGTATGTCAAACATTCACGTCATTCATGGGGAGGTCCCTGAGTTAATAGACCGCGAAACAGATCAACTCATCGATCATTATCTTGATAATGAACCTAAGGATGATTTTAATTATGTAAAGTATAATTTATATGAGGTCAATATTCATACAATTATCGAAGAAGCTTTGACACTTCCGCTATTTTCAAATAAAAAAGTGATTGTTGTTCAAAATAGTTTCGTTTTTACAGGAGAAAAACCGCCTAAAGATTACATTGCTCATACAGATGCGTTACAAGCATTTATAGAAAAATACGATGGGGAAGCATTACTGATATTTCAAGTCCAATCAGTGAAATTAGATGAGAAAAAGAAGCTTGTAAAAACTTTAAAAAAGCATGCATCAATTAAAAAAATTGAACAAATGTCAGAACAAGAAATGTTGAATTGGATTAAAACATATTTAAATACATCTTATAAGGAAATTAAACAAGATGCATTAGAGCACTTTTTATCATTAACAGGCGTACAATATCGTGTTATAAAACAAGAGCTTGATAAGTTGTTATTATTTGTAGGAGAACGCCCCGTCATAAATAAAAACGATATACAAATGATTGTTAATAGAAGTCTTGAGCAAAATGTTTTTCTATTAACCGAATATATTCAAAAAGGTCAAAAGGATAAGGCAATTCAACTCATTAAAGATTTAATTCAGCTTAAAGAAGAACCCATTAAATTATTAGCACTTATCACAAGTAATTATCGATTGTATTATCAAACCAAAATTTTGAGTCAAAAAGGATATTCTGGACAACAAATTGCTAAAACTGTTGGTGCACACCCTTATCGAGTTAAATTAGCACTCAACCAAGTTAAAAGATATCAGTTAGAATCATTATTATCGATTATTGATCGATGCGCTGAAACAGATTATAAACTTAAGTCTTCCTATATGGATAAAGTTTTAATTTTAGAATTATTTATACTCAGCTTGTAGCGTATGGCGATTAGTTCCGCGATACGTTCAAATCGTTATGTACAACGATGCGTTTTCTTCATTCAACTTTTTATGGCGAACCACATTATATTTTAAGTGTTTGTTTAATCAACCGTTAATATTTTTCTAATGGTTGATTAAATGACTAAGATTTTGTTGCAAAAAAAATAAGGTTGAGACATTGGTAAGTCTCAACCTATGAAAGTTATTAAATTAATGAAATCAGCAATAGATAACCACATTAATGCTTAATAGAAGCTTTTATTGATTAATGCTAGAGGGGACGAATGTCCCACACTCATAATCTATAACTTTCAAACAAATATTGAATTATTTTGCTGACATCAATTTAGATTTCATTCTATCAGCTTTGTTAGAATGAATTAAATTCTTTTGAGCAGCTTTATCAATACGTTTAATTGCATTGCTTACTAATTCTTGTTTATTATCGGCATTTGTCTCAATAGCTTTTTTAGCATTTTTGACTGCAGAACGCATATCATTCTTTTGAGAAATGTTTTTGCTTTCAGCTGTATGAGTTGTTCTCACACGTTTAATTGCAGATTTAATATTGGGCATGAAAGACACCTCCTATAATCATCTTGGTATCAAAATAATTTGATTACAACAAGATTCATTCTATCAAAACTCAAATCAATGTGCAACGATTAATTCAAGTGTAGCTGTAATTTTTGATAATTCAATAAGAACTCACGAAATATAAGGCCTATTCAGGATTGTTGAAGAAAATAGGTTATAATAGAAATATTAACATTAAACACCTCTAGACTCAGTTGCATTTATAACTTAAAAACGTTATTATAGCAAAGATGTAATCGTTAATTGACGGGTAATTTTATGAAAGTGAGTATGATGATATGAATAATCAAGAACGTTTAAATAGACGTAAATATATCAGGAATTTTTCGATCATAGCACATATCGATCACGGAAAATCCACTTTAGCAGATCGTATACTGGAAAATACGAAAACAGTAGAATCTCGCGAAATGCAAGCACAGCTATTAGATTCAATGGATTTAGAACGCGAACGTGGAATCACAATTAAATTAAATGCAGTTCGCTTAAAATATGAAGCCAATGATGGTGAAACTTATACTTTCCACCTTATTGATACACCAGGTCACGTCGACTTTACTTATGAAGTCTCTCGCTCTCTTGCTGCGTGTGAAGGTGCGATTTTAGTCGTTGACGCTGCTCAAGGAATAGAGGCACAAACATTAGCGAATGTATATTTAGCATTGGATAATGACTTAGAGCTTATTCCTGTTATTAATAAAATAGATTTACCTGCCGCAGAACCTGAACGCGTCAAACAAGAAGTTGAAGACGTCATCGGTTTAGATAAGGACGATGCAGTATTAGCAAGTGCAAAATCAAACATAGGTATAGATGAAATCTTAGAAAAAATTGTTGAAATGGTACCACCACCAGATGGTGACCCTAGTGCACCTTTAAAAGCTTTAATCTTCGACTCAGAATATGATCCATATAGAGGGGTTATTTCATCTATAAGAGTCGTTGACGGTGTCGTTAAAGCAGGCGACCGCATTCAGATGATGGCGACAGGAAAAACGTTCGAAGTGACTGAAGTCGGAATTAATACACCAAAAGAATTGCCTGTAAACGAATTAACAGTAGGCGATGTAGGTTATATTATTGCAAGCATTAAAAATGTAGACGATTCTCGAGTTGGTGATACTATCACACATGCTGAAAACCCTGCTGAGACACCATTAAAAGGGTATAAGAAAATGAATCCGATGGTTTACTGTGGCTTATTTCCAATCGATAATAAAGATTATAACGATTTACGTGAAGCATTAGAAAAATTACAACTTAATGATGCTTCTCTTGAGTTTGAGCCCGAATCATCAAAAGCACTCGGATTCGGATATAGAACTGGATTTTTAGGTATGTTACACATGGAAATTATTCAAGAACGAATTGAACGAGAATTCGGAATTGAATTGATTGCGACAGCGCCTTCAGTTATTTACACAGTGGTATTGAGAAATGGTGATCAATTACAAGTCGACAACCCAGCTCAAATGCCAGAGAGAGATCAAATTGATAAAATATATGAAC from Staphylococcus schleiferi includes the following:
- a CDS encoding class I SAM-dependent DNA methyltransferase, translating into MMQYENLSVFYDRLTDDQPYDKWLAIIKDTLHAAQAHSILDIGCGTGNLTQFLPQLATEVVGMDLSPEMIARAQQKSEHVNWIQGDMTAFNLNRQFDLVTILCDSLNYVVEEADVMATFNHVFHHLKQQGSFIFDVHSIYKMDTQFNQQVYLDDRDDLTLVWQTETGELPHSVWHDLTFFIRTEDGQYLRRDESQFQRTLEKAQYIEMLKAIGFKDIETFYDFDYSNKNSESDRLFFIAKK
- a CDS encoding helix-hairpin-helix domain-containing protein, with protein sequence MRSTQHVFDLLKHYKIHLCLCISLLIIILCSIFFFTGFDSKESKDEISLPHQSDLIESSVGKDKQSKPNEQTIPSTVIVDIKGAIKHAGTYEMKPNARIKDLLDKAQPLKNADLSTVNLAEKLRDQKMIYIPTVNDKQQVEAHAESLGKEHETSDSNQVINLNTAEEKDLTQVPGIGPSKAQTIIKYREEHNGFNAVDELKEIKGIGDKTFE
- a CDS encoding ComE operon protein 2: MKRIQWHDYFMAQSHLLALRSTCTRLSVGATIIKDNRIIAGGYNGSVSGEVHCIDEGCLIEDSHCIRTIHAEMNAILQCAKQGVSTEGATIYVTYFPCLNCTKSIIQAGIKTVYYAEDYHNHPYAIQLLKQSGINFEKIDFNAQTIANYLLNTK
- a CDS encoding DNA internalization-related competence protein ComEC/Rec2, which gives rise to MSIGFGIEKKQHAPLEHIQSSYTQQSNEEKNVLIHFSSLPSVKEGLLTANISDFNKQLVLKAPFKTKINLPNANFFLNHACPVKGIYHDPQHLSQLEVLFVKKIDFNRCIRMQPKFKDYIMYARNSLIERIRAHHFIGQGEILAIATGSTDDMSSDKKSRARGLGISHLYAISGTHVNILIAFFYMFTKRLPIPIYVIESLLLLFLPLFLMFVNASPSAQRAVLMTMLILILSKYFHFTSIQALACVYIFMSFLNFQYHYHLGFIYSFLISSVLILMKDLLNKYQFAYSLILASVISIVAVLPINYLQFNEIQWQGIISNIIFIPLYSFVIIPFSFIVGLCALIYPSLLFLFKPLSIIIFTIQNFILKGLQPLTQYHFPIADFGEVGFLMITIVTFILLYFLSNEKYLMFFLAAVSFLFIATHLHPNYPNQMTILDVGQGDAILFQNKNGKTLLIDTGGVAEHGSMKKRNYNITEKSTYPLFKKRGIHHVDYLIITHDHSDHLGELAQISKYIKIKNIIINPSHFNQEKLQWIQNIAKSQHTKLLSYKDISFIDLGAFKFTLLDTNIENSADPNEHSIITLASIDQTHILLMGDATEKNELKLLANYRLPKIQILKVGHHGSQTSSSTTFINEIRPQIALISAGRNNVYHLPHPTTIQKLRAIHAKVYNTADNHHINIEFNDKGKTSYQIHTEKAS
- the holA gene encoding DNA polymerase III subunit delta translates to MSNIHVIHGEVPELIDRETDQLIDHYLDNEPKDDFNYVKYNLYEVNIHTIIEEALTLPLFSNKKVIVVQNSFVFTGEKPPKDYIAHTDALQAFIEKYDGEALLIFQVQSVKLDEKKKLVKTLKKHASIKKIEQMSEQEMLNWIKTYLNTSYKEIKQDALEHFLSLTGVQYRVIKQELDKLLLFVGERPVINKNDIQMIVNRSLEQNVFLLTEYIQKGQKDKAIQLIKDLIQLKEEPIKLLALITSNYRLYYQTKILSQKGYSGQQIAKTVGAHPYRVKLALNQVKRYQLESLLSIIDRCAETDYKLKSSYMDKVLILELFILSL
- the rpsT gene encoding 30S ribosomal protein S20, with the protein product MPNIKSAIKRVRTTHTAESKNISQKNDMRSAVKNAKKAIETNADNKQELVSNAIKRIDKAAQKNLIHSNKADRMKSKLMSAK
- the lepA gene encoding translation elongation factor 4; amino-acid sequence: MNNQERLNRRKYIRNFSIIAHIDHGKSTLADRILENTKTVESREMQAQLLDSMDLERERGITIKLNAVRLKYEANDGETYTFHLIDTPGHVDFTYEVSRSLAACEGAILVVDAAQGIEAQTLANVYLALDNDLELIPVINKIDLPAAEPERVKQEVEDVIGLDKDDAVLASAKSNIGIDEILEKIVEMVPPPDGDPSAPLKALIFDSEYDPYRGVISSIRVVDGVVKAGDRIQMMATGKTFEVTEVGINTPKELPVNELTVGDVGYIIASIKNVDDSRVGDTITHAENPAETPLKGYKKMNPMVYCGLFPIDNKDYNDLREALEKLQLNDASLEFEPESSKALGFGYRTGFLGMLHMEIIQERIEREFGIELIATAPSVIYTVVLRNGDQLQVDNPAQMPERDQIDKIYEPYVRATMMVPNDYVGAVMELCQRKRGQFINMDYLDDIRVNIVYELPLSEVVFDFFDQLKSNTKGYASFDYEFIENKESNLVKMDILLNGDKVDALSFIVHRDFAYARGKVLVEKLKTLIPRQQFEVPVQAAIGHKIVARTNIKSMGKNVLSKCYGGDISRKRKLLEKQKAGKAKMKAVGNVEIPQDAFLAVLKMDEE